A genomic stretch from Nitrobacter winogradskyi Nb-255 includes:
- a CDS encoding DUF2163 domain-containing protein yields the protein MKTLPPALANHVAGGLTTLCRCWRVDRRDGVVMGFTDFDRDLVFDAVTFRAASGFTATAIEGQLGLAVSNLDVQGALSSDALTEDDLHGGRYDDAAVTIYLVNWADVAQRVILRAGNLGQVSRGKLAFSAELRGLAAKLDQPAGRIFQRSCAWDLGDARCGIDLGASGNHGAGAVTDVLDAFEFVASGMSGITSGALTRGRLVWTSGANDGLAVEIKAHSSSAGVSRLAIYLPMGAPVTIGDTFDATAGCDRTFATCRDRFANTVNFGGFPHMPGTDFAMSYPNQGAGNDGGKIT from the coding sequence ATGAAAACCCTTCCTCCTGCCCTTGCGAACCATGTCGCGGGCGGGCTCACGACGCTATGCCGCTGCTGGCGGGTGGATCGCCGCGACGGCGTGGTGATGGGCTTTACCGACTTCGACCGCGATCTCGTCTTCGATGCCGTCACCTTCAGGGCGGCGTCCGGGTTCACCGCGACCGCTATTGAAGGCCAGCTTGGCCTCGCCGTCTCGAACCTCGATGTGCAGGGCGCGCTGTCGTCCGACGCGCTCACCGAGGACGATCTCCACGGCGGGCGCTATGACGACGCGGCCGTCACGATCTATCTCGTCAACTGGGCCGATGTTGCCCAGCGCGTGATCCTTCGGGCCGGCAATCTCGGTCAGGTCTCGCGCGGCAAGCTTGCCTTTTCCGCCGAACTGCGTGGCCTTGCCGCGAAGCTCGATCAACCGGCGGGCCGCATTTTTCAGCGATCCTGCGCCTGGGATCTCGGCGACGCGCGCTGCGGCATCGATCTCGGCGCGTCTGGCAATCACGGAGCAGGCGCCGTCACGGACGTGCTCGATGCCTTCGAGTTCGTGGCCTCCGGCATGTCCGGTATCACCTCCGGCGCGCTGACACGCGGCAGGCTGGTTTGGACCTCCGGCGCCAATGATGGGCTCGCGGTCGAGATCAAGGCGCATTCGTCCAGCGCAGGCGTGTCGCGGCTGGCGATCTATCTGCCAATGGGCGCTCCGGTGACGATCGGCGATACCTTCGATGCGACCGCCGGCTGCGACCGCACCTTTGCGACCTGCCGGGATCGCTTCGCCAACACGGTCAATTTCGGCGGCTTCCCGCATATGCCCGGGACCGATTTCGCGATGTCCTATCCGAACCAGGGCGCGGGCAACGACGGCGGCAAGATCACATGA
- a CDS encoding phage tail tube protein: protein MARARGANAVMAAAFESTYGTAPVSGFKKLPFVSAALGDEQGLIPSDLLGYGREPLPPSRDVVNNEGDVVVPVDLRNFGQWLKLAMGAPSSVEDTGVYTHTFVSGALTLPSMAVQIGLPEVPSYGVNVGIRANTMQIQLQRSGLLNATMGLIAQGETKFSTSQAGTPTEAVIERFSHFQGEVKREGTALGNVVSAELTYSNGLDKVEVIRPDGRIADADPGMVAVTGSIGIRFADMTLLDQASSGEPCELSFGWTIDADRSLLFTLHSVFLPRAKQPVQGPAGVQATFAWQAAKDPILGKTCTVVLVNDVAAY, encoded by the coding sequence ATGGCACGCGCACGCGGCGCCAACGCCGTCATGGCTGCGGCATTCGAGTCAACCTATGGCACGGCGCCGGTGAGCGGCTTCAAGAAGCTGCCCTTCGTGTCGGCAGCGCTCGGCGACGAGCAGGGACTGATCCCGAGCGATCTTCTCGGCTATGGCCGAGAACCGCTGCCGCCGAGCCGTGATGTCGTCAACAATGAGGGCGATGTCGTCGTCCCGGTCGATCTCCGCAATTTCGGGCAATGGCTCAAACTCGCGATGGGCGCGCCGTCCTCGGTCGAAGATACCGGCGTCTATACCCATACCTTCGTCTCCGGCGCGTTGACGCTGCCGTCGATGGCAGTCCAGATCGGCCTGCCGGAAGTGCCGAGCTACGGTGTCAACGTGGGCATCCGTGCCAACACGATGCAGATCCAGTTGCAGCGATCCGGCCTGCTGAATGCCACGATGGGCCTGATCGCCCAGGGCGAAACCAAATTCTCCACATCACAGGCCGGCACGCCGACTGAGGCTGTGATCGAACGCTTCAGCCACTTCCAGGGCGAGGTGAAGCGCGAAGGCACGGCACTCGGCAACGTGGTCTCCGCCGAACTGACCTATTCGAACGGGCTCGATAAGGTCGAGGTGATCCGCCCGGATGGCCGCATCGCCGATGCCGATCCCGGCATGGTCGCCGTCACCGGATCGATCGGCATTCGCTTCGCCGATATGACGCTGCTCGATCAGGCGAGTTCGGGCGAGCCTTGCGAACTGTCGTTCGGCTGGACGATCGATGCTGACCGCTCGCTCCTCTTCACACTGCACAGCGTGTTCCTGCCGCGGGCGAAACAGCCGGTTCAAGGCCCTGCCGGCGTGCAGGCAACGTTCGCCTGGCAGGCCGCCAAAGACCCGATCCTCGGCAAGACCTGCACCGTCGTTCTGGTGAACGATGTGGCGGCCTACTGA
- a CDS encoding DUF7697 family protein, whose product MGGVYALDFGAILLLAHSMGALNPLVVDVLSEIEAVVVNAYRRNADPS is encoded by the coding sequence ATGGGCGGCGTCTATGCCCTCGATTTCGGGGCGATCCTTTTGCTTGCCCATAGCATGGGCGCGCTGAACCCGCTTGTCGTCGATGTCCTCTCGGAAATCGAAGCCGTCGTCGTCAACGCCTATCGCCGGAACGCTGATCCATCATGA
- a CDS encoding phage tail length tape measure family protein, with amino-acid sequence MSATNVSIRLGIEGKAEIRRAFEEVGQSGQAAFGAVEKALNRTGAATDREVARLKRLAEAARLAADAEASQKRFNAVLNVDRPIPKSARDSASVFEEAAREAESFQARANALRATLDPLGAAQARLNSELAEYAALARRGVITSAEHAAAQGLARQRFDQTARAITGVGGSSKLTRNQLLTLQYTFNDVVASMSTGMSPMTILMQQGGQVTQAFGGLRGTLTAFGSALGVVGAVAIGVAAAVVGLTAAWVANDASTRSVTTALMGIGRASGTTASELERVAQSSAEAGKISVRSAREMEVAFLRTGKIGAEEMARAISIARNFAVTMGVETKAGAEQLASALTDPVRGADELNSRLAFLDDRTRQYIRTLVDQNNRTEAQRVLLAALVPTLADAEQATNAFGRAWNFVARQASNAFDAIGKAVDRAVDGRTPAEELDLLKWQRERLRENVRGDFVPLMLPVVERRIAEIEAQLADAQRRAEQLAADARANELSVRAGETARDIIPGARELERLQREQAALRAALNDPLTRSKLADVAAVEAAYARVTAELARYRPAVDAATQAIVTQNSATEISIRATLALANAYLESAEAAERAEAGKQGLIDQAREGIDAEARARQVLRERIAEAAAQAGRQVADLTAEAAAQKRVNDAVAGGALASAKAAQAMQVEQALRPLLIAQALAEGETKETLTRIIDRMREAYGRLFAEQERAQALSANEDRRREIELLTRQVSLINATVAARGDALAVMRAEQELQRRGVDLASEEARAYIESARQIEGLNRTLRGQEQLRDQRDEITLLERQVALIGASVSRRSEELAILRAIQQLRQRGIDAASPEGQAAIGNARRVDELNRQLAVRQALEDQKDEITLLQRQIGLIGQSSSERAVIIAQLRTEQGLRTRGIDLASEEGRMIVENAGKIERLTQELQRQDAAYRAIENAVGSALDRFADVLAQGKLDWKSWGDAGRAALQELSREMIKLALLNPLKNLLFGSNLPTFSQGSGLLSGIFSRLFHEGGLVGAGGVGRMVPVAAFAYAPRFHEGAYLRADEVPAILQRGERVLNRKEARAYERGDDRAGGAIVNVTIQTPNPTAFDASRTQIAAGLARAVRSGMRGM; translated from the coding sequence ATGAGCGCCACCAACGTCTCCATTCGCCTCGGCATCGAGGGGAAGGCAGAGATCCGGCGCGCCTTCGAGGAAGTCGGGCAATCCGGGCAGGCTGCGTTTGGCGCCGTCGAGAAGGCGTTGAACCGGACGGGCGCGGCGACCGATCGCGAGGTCGCCCGCCTCAAGCGACTGGCGGAAGCCGCGCGGCTCGCAGCCGATGCCGAAGCCTCCCAGAAGCGGTTCAACGCGGTCCTCAACGTTGACCGTCCAATCCCTAAATCCGCGCGCGACTCCGCCTCGGTGTTCGAGGAAGCGGCGCGCGAAGCCGAAAGCTTCCAGGCGCGGGCGAATGCGCTGCGGGCAACGCTCGATCCCCTGGGCGCCGCGCAGGCCCGCCTCAACAGCGAACTTGCCGAATACGCAGCGCTCGCCAGGCGCGGCGTAATCACCTCGGCCGAACATGCCGCCGCGCAAGGTCTCGCCCGGCAAAGGTTCGATCAGACCGCCCGCGCGATCACCGGGGTCGGCGGTTCTTCCAAACTGACGCGCAACCAGCTGCTGACGCTGCAATACACGTTCAACGACGTGGTTGCGTCGATGTCGACCGGCATGTCGCCGATGACGATCCTCATGCAGCAGGGCGGTCAGGTGACGCAGGCCTTTGGCGGCCTGCGCGGTACGCTCACCGCCTTCGGCTCGGCGCTCGGTGTCGTGGGTGCGGTCGCAATCGGGGTTGCGGCGGCGGTCGTTGGCCTCACCGCCGCGTGGGTCGCCAACGACGCCTCTACGCGCTCGGTTACGACCGCGCTCATGGGGATCGGCCGCGCTTCCGGCACGACCGCCTCCGAACTCGAGCGCGTCGCGCAGTCTTCCGCCGAAGCCGGCAAGATCTCGGTCAGGTCGGCGCGCGAAATGGAAGTCGCGTTCCTGCGCACCGGCAAGATCGGCGCCGAGGAAATGGCGCGCGCGATCTCCATCGCCCGCAACTTCGCGGTCACGATGGGTGTCGAAACCAAAGCTGGGGCCGAGCAACTGGCGTCGGCGCTGACCGATCCTGTTCGCGGCGCCGATGAACTCAATTCCCGGCTGGCCTTCCTCGACGATCGAACCCGGCAGTATATCCGGACCCTTGTCGATCAGAACAACCGCACCGAAGCGCAGCGGGTTCTTCTGGCGGCGCTGGTTCCGACGCTCGCCGATGCCGAACAGGCCACCAATGCCTTCGGGCGCGCTTGGAATTTCGTGGCGCGTCAGGCCTCGAACGCTTTCGACGCGATCGGGAAGGCCGTGGACCGCGCCGTCGATGGTCGCACGCCGGCCGAAGAACTCGATCTTCTAAAGTGGCAGCGCGAACGGCTTCGCGAAAACGTCCGTGGCGATTTCGTGCCGCTGATGCTGCCGGTGGTCGAACGGCGCATCGCCGAAATTGAAGCCCAGCTTGCGGATGCGCAACGGCGCGCGGAGCAGCTTGCAGCCGACGCCCGCGCGAATGAACTCTCCGTGCGAGCCGGCGAAACGGCCCGGGACATCATCCCCGGCGCGCGTGAACTCGAACGGCTGCAACGTGAGCAGGCGGCCCTGAGGGCGGCGCTCAACGATCCGCTCACGCGATCGAAACTTGCCGATGTTGCAGCGGTGGAAGCGGCCTATGCCCGCGTTACCGCTGAACTCGCCCGCTACCGGCCGGCGGTCGATGCGGCCACGCAGGCGATCGTCACCCAGAACTCGGCGACCGAAATCTCGATCCGGGCGACGCTTGCACTGGCGAACGCCTATCTCGAAAGCGCCGAAGCCGCCGAACGGGCTGAAGCCGGCAAGCAGGGTCTGATCGATCAGGCGCGCGAGGGTATCGACGCCGAAGCCCGTGCCCGGCAGGTTCTGCGCGAACGGATCGCGGAAGCCGCCGCCCAAGCAGGCCGGCAGGTTGCCGATCTCACCGCTGAAGCGGCTGCGCAGAAGCGTGTCAATGATGCGGTCGCAGGCGGCGCGCTTGCCTCCGCCAAGGCCGCCCAGGCGATGCAGGTTGAGCAGGCGCTCCGCCCTTTGCTGATCGCGCAGGCCCTTGCCGAAGGCGAAACAAAGGAGACCCTCACCCGCATCATTGATCGGATGCGGGAAGCCTATGGCCGGCTCTTCGCCGAGCAGGAACGGGCGCAAGCCCTTTCGGCCAACGAGGACCGCCGCCGCGAGATCGAACTGCTCACGCGACAGGTCTCGCTGATCAACGCGACTGTCGCGGCGCGCGGTGATGCGCTCGCCGTCATGCGCGCCGAACAGGAACTTCAACGTCGCGGCGTCGATCTCGCGAGCGAGGAAGCGCGGGCCTATATCGAGTCTGCCCGGCAGATCGAGGGGCTGAACCGGACGCTGCGCGGCCAGGAACAGCTTCGCGATCAGCGCGACGAGATCACACTCCTTGAGCGTCAGGTGGCGCTGATTGGAGCGTCCGTCTCCAGGCGATCTGAAGAACTGGCGATCCTTCGCGCGATCCAGCAATTGCGCCAGCGCGGGATCGATGCGGCGAGCCCGGAAGGGCAAGCCGCGATCGGCAATGCGCGGCGGGTCGACGAACTCAACCGTCAACTCGCCGTCCGCCAGGCCCTCGAAGACCAGAAGGACGAAATCACCCTTCTGCAACGGCAGATAGGGTTGATCGGTCAAAGCTCTTCTGAACGCGCCGTTATCATCGCGCAGCTCCGAACCGAACAAGGCCTGCGGACGCGCGGGATCGACCTCGCCAGCGAAGAAGGGCGGATGATTGTCGAGAACGCCGGCAAGATTGAACGGCTGACGCAAGAATTGCAGCGGCAGGACGCCGCCTATCGCGCCATCGAGAATGCGGTCGGCTCGGCGCTCGACCGTTTCGCCGATGTGCTGGCGCAGGGAAAGCTCGATTGGAAATCGTGGGGCGATGCCGGCCGCGCCGCGCTGCAAGAACTTTCCCGCGAAATGATCAAGCTTGCCCTGCTCAATCCCCTGAAGAACCTGCTCTTCGGTTCGAACCTGCCGACGTTCAGCCAGGGCAGCGGGCTGTTGAGCGGCATCTTCTCGCGCCTCTTCCATGAGGGCGGACTGGTTGGCGCGGGAGGTGTCGGGCGCATGGTGCCGGTTGCCGCCTTTGCCTATGCGCCGCGCTTTCACGAGGGCGCATATCTGCGCGCTGACGAAGTGCCGGCGATCCTGCAACGCGGCGAGCGCGTGCTGAACCGGAAGGAGGCGCGCGCCTATGAGCGCGGCGACGACCGCGCCGGTGGCGCGATCGTCAACGTCACGATCCAGACGCCGAACCCAACCGCCTTTGACGCCAGCCGCACCCAGATCGCCGCGGGCCTTGCCCGCGCCGTTCGCTCCGGCATGCGGGGAATGTGA
- a CDS encoding NlpC/P60 family protein, whose protein sequence is MSVRDHIIIEARSWIGTPYHHQAALKGVGCDCLGLVRGVWRAVYGADPEHPPAYSRDWAETLREETLADAASRHMIPLALDAIEPGDLLLFAINETAPAKHCAILVAPNRMIHTIESHPVAEVSFVPWWRNRLRFAFRFPKIRRPNRNNASRR, encoded by the coding sequence ATGAGCGTCCGCGATCATATCATCATCGAGGCCCGGTCCTGGATCGGCACGCCCTATCACCATCAGGCGGCGCTCAAAGGCGTCGGCTGCGATTGCCTCGGCCTCGTGCGCGGGGTCTGGCGTGCGGTCTATGGCGCCGACCCCGAGCACCCACCCGCCTATTCACGCGATTGGGCCGAGACGCTGCGCGAGGAGACACTGGCCGATGCCGCCAGCCGTCACATGATCCCGCTGGCGCTCGATGCCATCGAGCCCGGCGATCTGTTGCTCTTTGCGATCAACGAAACCGCGCCGGCCAAGCACTGCGCGATCCTCGTTGCTCCGAACCGCATGATCCACACGATCGAATCCCACCCGGTCGCAGAAGTCTCGTTCGTGCCGTGGTGGCGCAACCGACTGCGCTTTGCCTTCAGGTTTCCGAAAATCAGACGGCCGAACCGAAACAACGCATCGCGCCGCTAA
- a CDS encoding DUF2460 domain-containing protein: MPQPFLDIAFPGSVGRGATGGPGFSTQIVTLASGAEQRNVNWSNSRGRWNISTGIRNRADMAAVIAHFHVVKGRAYSFRFKDWNDYDAADQAMVQNTPTVWQIVKRYNRSGYEHVRTITKPVAGSVAVKIAGSPVTPAAIDTLTGRITFASAPGSAPTASFQFDVPVRFDTDSLPVQANAWDLQIVNNIDLVEVLE; this comes from the coding sequence ATGCCGCAACCCTTTCTCGATATCGCCTTCCCCGGCTCGGTCGGGCGCGGCGCCACCGGCGGGCCCGGCTTTTCGACGCAGATCGTGACGCTTGCATCGGGTGCCGAGCAGCGAAACGTCAACTGGTCGAACAGCCGGGGTCGCTGGAATATCTCGACCGGCATCCGCAACCGCGCCGACATGGCGGCGGTGATCGCCCATTTCCATGTCGTGAAGGGCCGTGCTTATTCCTTCCGCTTCAAGGACTGGAACGACTATGACGCCGCCGATCAGGCGATGGTGCAGAACACACCGACGGTCTGGCAGATCGTCAAACGCTACAATCGCTCTGGCTACGAGCACGTCCGCACGATCACAAAGCCCGTCGCCGGATCGGTCGCGGTGAAGATCGCCGGAAGCCCGGTCACGCCTGCCGCGATCGATACGCTGACCGGCCGCATCACCTTCGCCTCGGCGCCCGGCTCGGCGCCGACCGCCTCCTTTCAGTTCGACGTTCCCGTCCGCTTCGACACCGACAGCCTGCCGGTTCAGGCGAACGCCTGGGACTTGCAGATCGTCAACAACATCGACCTCGTGGAAGTCCTCGAATGA